The Camelina sativa cultivar DH55 chromosome 18, Cs, whole genome shotgun sequence DNA window TAAGATGACCTACCTTAATTATGTAATTCTCAGCAAAAAAGAAGCATAGAACCATCTGCAACAAAATCCACAAGGCTCGAGAGTTGATAAAGcttttaaatgatgttttctAATACAAAATGACATAATCTATCAATTGCATCTTACAATCATCTTTAAATAACCTTAAACTATGCTACACTAAGTGAACTAAACCTAATCGATTCATGGAGCTGCAGCTTAAGTCGTTTTGCCATTTTAAGATAGATAAAATCGTACCATCAGAAAGAGATTGGAGCATCGAGAGACAGATTGAATCATTGACCATTGATTTGGTTCACCAAACTCTTCCTTTGCAGATCGTGACCAACCAAACTCCGATTGTAGATGATGACCAGCGGAAGATTCTCCTCTAAAATCTAACGACATGGCTGATTAGATATGGAGATCCTTTTGTTTCGCCATCGGAGATAACGAGAACAacatcgagagagaaagagagagagatcgagagggagaaaagaaataaaaaaaataaaaattcacgCGCAAGTTTTTTAGTTGTTGCTTAAACTCCACCCATTGGACACGTGCCCTAAGATATCTCCTCTCAAATATATTAGGTAAGATATATTTCTtagcttccttttttttgctAACAACTTTGTTACAATACTCCATGGAGTCTGACATGGAcaaatatgtaaatatgtatCTGACATGGAGTCTTTCCACATGGacaaatatgtaattattttccacaaaaaaaatgtaattgtaATTTATAAACAGATGATTATCGAAGTGATTATCCATCTATATGATCCTatcttttcatatattttattttacaacaaTTGTTGAGTTCACTCCTAAAATGAATCCCTTTGTCTACTTCTTATAATTTTAGTCAATGATTTGACATGTtataatacatttaagaacCTATTTATTGACCtgcttataaaataaggaaacaaaatctgtatacactattataaaattaaaaacttaaactgcttatttataaacccaagccgatatataatttcattctaattgtaaaatctaaaccctaaccactatcttatttgtaaactcaaaccgacaatactttcattttattgtaaaatctaaaccctaaccatctcatttgtaaacccaaaccgacatataatttcgttctaattgtaaaatctaaaccctaactatctcatttgtaaacccaaaccgacatataatttcgttctaattgtaaaatctaaaccctaactatctcatttgtaaacccaaaccgacatataatttcgttctaattgtaaaatctaaaccctaactatctcatttgtaaacccaaaccgacatataattttgtttcaattggtaaaatctaaaccctaaccacttcatttgtaaacccaaaccgacatataatttcattttaattgtaaaatctaaaccctaactacttCATCtctaaacccaaaccgacatataattttgtttgaattgtaaaatctaaatcttaattaccttatttgtaaacccaaaccgatacattatttcattctaattgtaaaatctaaatcaagccaatatttaacttttcttaaaaaaaattatacagaatttgtttccttaatatgtattattttttaatttaattttgatttatttttttaaacaaaataatgtatagctgattggttgaaaaggaagaa harbors:
- the LOC104760937 gene encoding uncharacterized protein LOC104760937, which produces MSLDFRGESSAGHHLQSEFGWSRSAKEEFGEPNQWSMIQSVSRCSNLFLMMVLCFFFAENYIIKVGHLRHGNPETFMGGGKEIIRWRCSIVGDDDFVLVDKFCLKDYKFARGDVVVFRY